Proteins encoded within one genomic window of Sphingosinicella ginsenosidimutans:
- a CDS encoding cysteine hydrolase family protein, with the protein MDDNSEPPTAPYRDAGRGGIALLIVDMMNDFDFEAGARLRAKACAIASPILRLRDAVEAAGGYVIYVNDNFGEWHSERRRIVERALDAGRDPVVRLVPRDEDYFIIKPQFSGFYATNLPVLLPKLGVSRLILAGLATDICILFTAADAHLRDYALWVPEDAVAALSDERHRAALENMSEAMGAETAPTDRLTPASWLDALGRDGAEES; encoded by the coding sequence ATGGACGACAACAGCGAACCGCCGACGGCTCCCTATCGCGATGCAGGCCGTGGCGGCATCGCGTTGCTGATCGTCGACATGATGAACGATTTCGATTTCGAGGCGGGCGCACGGTTGCGCGCCAAGGCCTGCGCGATCGCGTCCCCGATCCTGCGGCTGCGCGACGCGGTCGAGGCGGCGGGGGGCTATGTCATCTACGTCAACGACAATTTCGGCGAATGGCATTCGGAGCGGCGTCGGATCGTGGAGCGCGCGCTCGATGCCGGCCGCGACCCGGTCGTGCGCCTGGTGCCGCGCGACGAAGACTATTTCATCATCAAGCCGCAATTTTCCGGCTTCTATGCGACGAACCTGCCGGTCCTGCTGCCGAAACTGGGGGTGAGCCGGCTGATCCTCGCCGGGCTCGCGACCGATATCTGCATCCTCTTCACGGCCGCCGACGCGCACCTGCGCGATTATGCCCTGTGGGTTCCGGAAGACGCGGTGGCGGCCCTGTCGGACGAACGGCACCGCGCGGCGCTGGAAAATATGAGCGAGGCGATGGGCGCCGAGACCGCGCCCACCGATCGGCTCACGCCCGCGTCCTGGCTCGACGCGCTTGGGCGCGACGGGGCCGAAGAAAGCTGA
- a CDS encoding quinoprotein dehydrogenase-associated putative ABC transporter substrate-binding protein translates to MDRAGGGAMKAAIALTAALLLGSCARQRTLTVCADPNNLPFSNRAGEGFENKLAELIARDLHANLAYVWWAQRRGYVRNTLNERKCDLWPGVASTVEMLATTRPYYRSTYVFVTRASDRLDRLTLDDPRLRHLRIGVQLVGDDGVNTPPAHALARRGIVANVRGYMLYGDYRRPNPPAAIVEAVARGDVDVGIAWGPLGGYFAARSPVPLAVERVTPWLDDSQWPMVYDISVGVQKTDLPLQREVEHVLESRAAEIGALLDRYHIPRVEQ, encoded by the coding sequence GTGGACCGCGCTGGCGGTGGCGCGATGAAGGCGGCGATCGCGCTGACCGCCGCGCTGCTGCTCGGCAGCTGCGCGCGCCAGCGCACGCTCACCGTCTGCGCCGATCCCAACAACCTCCCTTTCTCCAATCGCGCCGGCGAGGGGTTCGAGAACAAGCTCGCCGAGCTGATCGCGCGCGATCTCCACGCGAACCTCGCCTATGTCTGGTGGGCGCAGCGGCGCGGCTATGTCCGCAACACGCTCAACGAGCGCAAATGCGATCTGTGGCCGGGGGTCGCGAGCACGGTCGAGATGCTGGCGACGACGCGGCCCTATTACCGCTCGACCTACGTCTTCGTCACCAGGGCGAGCGACCGGCTCGACCGCCTGACGCTCGACGATCCGCGCCTTCGCCATCTCAGGATCGGAGTCCAGCTCGTCGGCGACGATGGGGTCAACACCCCGCCGGCCCATGCGCTCGCCCGGCGCGGCATCGTCGCCAACGTGCGCGGCTACATGCTCTATGGCGATTATCGCCGGCCCAATCCGCCGGCCGCAATCGTTGAAGCGGTGGCGCGCGGCGATGTCGATGTCGGGATCGCCTGGGGCCCGCTCGGCGGCTATTTCGCGGCGCGCTCGCCCGTCCCGCTTGCCGTTGAGCGGGTCACGCCGTGGCTGGACGATTCACAATGGCCGATGGTCTACGACATTTCGGTCGGCGTCCAGAAGACCGATCTGCCGCTGCAGCGCGAGGTGGAGCATGTGCTTGAAAGTCGCGCCGCCGAGATCGGGGCGCTCCTCGATCGCTACCACATCCCGCGCGTCGAGCAGTGA
- a CDS encoding PQQ-dependent catabolism-associated beta-propeller protein encodes MIRAWLAALIAVLLAGCTPAARSNDIVFVSDEQANVVHIVDGATGRIEGVLATGGRPRGMQLSPDRRTLYVAAGNANRIEAWDIATRRRTRLLNSGPDPERFVVSPDGRSLYIANENDSAVSFLDIASNRPIRAVRVGPEPEGMGVSPDGRLVVATSEASSTAHFIDAATGAVRATVMVGNRPRDVLFLDDGRRIWVSSEQRGTISVFDAATLRIVHVIDLVPAFPDVDQVQSVEMKATRDGRRVFVAMGRSNRVAEIDPATMQVVRAFPTGERTWGIGLSPDETRLYAASGLSGTLTIVDLARNRVARTVNLGGRPWTALAVAR; translated from the coding sequence TTGATCCGGGCCTGGCTGGCGGCGCTGATCGCCGTCCTGCTGGCTGGCTGCACGCCCGCGGCCCGATCGAACGACATCGTCTTCGTGTCGGATGAACAGGCGAACGTCGTCCACATCGTCGACGGCGCGACCGGCCGGATCGAAGGCGTCCTCGCGACCGGCGGGCGACCGCGCGGGATGCAGCTTTCGCCGGATCGCCGCACGCTCTACGTCGCCGCCGGCAACGCGAACCGGATCGAGGCGTGGGACATCGCCACGCGCCGGCGCACGCGCCTCCTGAATTCCGGGCCTGACCCGGAGCGCTTCGTGGTCAGCCCGGACGGTCGCAGCCTCTACATCGCCAATGAAAATGACAGCGCGGTCTCGTTCCTCGACATCGCCTCCAACCGCCCGATCCGCGCGGTCCGGGTCGGCCCCGAGCCGGAGGGCATGGGGGTCAGCCCGGACGGCCGCCTGGTGGTCGCGACATCGGAGGCCTCCAGCACCGCGCATTTCATCGACGCCGCGACCGGCGCGGTCCGCGCCACCGTGATGGTCGGCAATCGCCCCCGCGACGTGCTCTTCCTCGACGATGGCCGGCGCATCTGGGTTTCGTCCGAGCAGCGCGGCACGATCAGCGTGTTCGACGCGGCGACGCTTCGCATCGTCCACGTCATCGATCTCGTCCCTGCTTTCCCCGACGTCGATCAGGTCCAGTCGGTCGAGATGAAGGCGACCCGCGACGGCCGCCGCGTGTTCGTCGCGATGGGCCGATCCAACCGCGTGGCCGAGATCGATCCGGCGACGATGCAGGTCGTCCGCGCCTTCCCGACCGGCGAGCGGACCTGGGGCATCGGCCTGTCGCCCGACGAGACCAGGCTCTACGCGGCGAGCGGGCTTTCGGGGACGCTCACCATTGTCGACCTCGCGCGCAACCGGGTCGCGCGAACGGTCAATCTCGGCGGGCGCCCGTGGACCGCGCTGGCGGTGGCGCGATGA
- a CDS encoding aldose epimerase family protein — translation MGLERAAFGVLPDGMSVEAITLTNERGMDVRLITYGAGIQALRVPDREGRLGDVALGHASLAAYLDHPQYLGSTVGRFANRIAAGRFRLDGDDYQVPINDGDNALHGGPGGFDKANWEIARMDDGPTPGVTLRHVSPDGDQGFPGTLTVTAAYRLHADNSLSVDYRAVTDRPTIVGLSNHAYWNLSGEGSAESAMDHLLTIHGDTFLPTDAGAIPTGEFRPVAGTPFDFRAPARIGGRVRDARDDQIRLGRGYDHNWVIGRELADGARPVARLADPASGRVMDLLSNQPGLQFYSGNFLDGTTIGKSNGCYRMGDGVALEPQLFPDTPNRPAFGSARLAPGDIYRNVIVWRFSTDRS, via the coding sequence ATGGGGCTTGAACGCGCCGCTTTCGGAGTTCTGCCGGACGGCATGAGCGTCGAGGCGATCACGCTCACGAACGAGCGCGGGATGGACGTGCGCCTCATCACCTATGGCGCCGGGATCCAGGCGCTGCGCGTTCCGGATCGCGAGGGCCGCCTCGGCGATGTCGCCTTGGGCCATGCCAGCCTCGCGGCCTATCTCGATCATCCGCAATATCTCGGCTCGACGGTCGGGCGTTTCGCCAACCGGATCGCTGCCGGGCGCTTCCGCCTCGATGGCGACGATTATCAGGTGCCGATCAATGATGGGGACAATGCGCTGCATGGCGGCCCCGGCGGGTTCGACAAGGCGAACTGGGAAATCGCGCGGATGGACGACGGGCCGACGCCGGGCGTCACGCTGCGCCATGTGAGCCCGGATGGAGATCAGGGGTTTCCGGGCACGCTGACGGTGACCGCCGCCTACCGGCTCCATGCCGACAACAGCCTCAGCGTCGACTATCGCGCCGTCACCGATCGACCGACGATCGTCGGCCTTTCCAATCATGCTTACTGGAACCTGTCCGGCGAAGGCAGCGCCGAAAGCGCGATGGATCACCTCCTGACCATCCATGGCGACACCTTCCTTCCGACCGATGCGGGCGCCATTCCCACCGGCGAGTTCCGGCCGGTCGCCGGCACGCCTTTCGATTTCAGGGCGCCTGCGCGGATCGGCGGGCGGGTCCGCGATGCGCGCGACGATCAGATCCGCCTCGGCCGGGGCTACGACCATAATTGGGTGATCGGACGGGAGCTCGCCGACGGCGCCCGGCCGGTGGCGCGGCTCGCAGATCCGGCATCGGGCCGCGTGATGGACCTGCTTTCGAACCAGCCGGGCCTGCAATTCTATTCCGGCAACTTCCTTGACGGGACGACGATCGGCAAATCGAACGGCTGCTACCGGATGGGCGACGGCGTGGCGCTGGAGCCGCAGCTTTTCCCCGACACGCCGAACCGGCCGGCCTTCGGTTCGGCGCGCCTGGCGCCGGGCGACATCTATCGCAACGTCATTGTCTGGCGCTTTTCGACCGACCGGTCGTAG
- a CDS encoding c-type cytochrome — MRALILLAAPTLLAACHGGGTYGDVRQLIAAKCGACHRVPGVNGAVGRVGPSLAGIGQQQILAGHFANSRANMIRWISRPQEMLPGNAMPDTGLTPEQANRIADYLYAMDR, encoded by the coding sequence GTGCGGGCTTTGATCCTTCTTGCCGCCCCGACGCTGCTCGCCGCCTGCCATGGCGGCGGCACCTATGGCGACGTCAGGCAGCTGATCGCCGCCAAATGCGGCGCCTGCCACCGCGTCCCCGGCGTGAACGGCGCGGTCGGACGGGTCGGGCCGTCGCTCGCCGGAATCGGCCAGCAGCAGATCCTCGCCGGCCATTTCGCCAACAGCCGCGCCAACATGATCCGCTGGATCAGCCGTCCGCAGGAAATGCTGCCCGGCAACGCAATGCCCGATACCGGCCTCACCCCCGAACAGGCGAACCGGATCGCCGATTATCTCTACGCGATGGATCGATGA
- a CDS encoding methanol/ethanol family PQQ-dependent dehydrogenase: protein MKTTLILLASIAVVGAMPLAAGAVMDFPLRQTAQPPVPDAVPADEVFTREQIGHALAPPTPGAGRTVAPAAAAPRDDGQWLMPAKNYAATRYSAMNEINPSNARNLREVFSFSLGVNKGQEAAPLVVGHMMYVVTAYPNYLYALDLTHPEAPLKWRFAPDPVPASQGVACCDVVNRGAAYADGKIVFNTLDGQTIAVDAESGHQVWRAQLGDINRGETITMAPLIVGNHVLVGDSGGEFGVRGWLTALNLADGSIAWRAYHTGPDRDVLIGNDFHPFYAADRGTDLGVRTWPADHWRIGGGTMWAWIAYDPTTQLIFYGTANPGPWNSEERPGDNKWTAGIFARDARTGAARWFYQFSPHDEHDYDAINEQILLDMPFGGRMRQVLVRMERNGYVYVIDRNSGQVLSADPFGPVNSSRGVDLRTGRLIVNPAKETHLGQMVRDICPTASGAKDWNPSSFSPRTGLIYIPHENLCMDWENLEANYISGTPYVGAEVHMKPGPGGHRGELTAWDPVMRRPRWTIREDLPIWSGTVATGGDVVFYGTMDGLFKAVDARDGHLLWQVRLDSGIIGQPVSYRGPDGHQYVAILTGVGGWSGAIVSGALDPRDGAAALGFVGTMRDLPHRTTPGGTLHVFALPH from the coding sequence ATGAAGACGACGCTGATCCTGCTGGCCTCCATCGCCGTCGTCGGCGCGATGCCGCTCGCGGCGGGCGCGGTGATGGACTTTCCCCTTCGCCAGACCGCGCAGCCGCCGGTGCCCGATGCGGTGCCCGCCGACGAGGTCTTCACGCGCGAGCAGATCGGCCACGCGCTCGCGCCGCCGACGCCGGGGGCGGGGCGCACCGTCGCCCCCGCCGCCGCCGCGCCGCGGGATGACGGCCAATGGCTGATGCCGGCCAAGAATTATGCCGCGACCCGCTATTCGGCGATGAACGAGATCAATCCGTCCAATGCCCGCAACCTGCGCGAGGTGTTCAGCTTCTCGCTCGGCGTCAACAAGGGGCAGGAGGCGGCGCCGCTGGTCGTCGGCCACATGATGTATGTGGTGACCGCCTATCCCAATTATCTCTACGCGCTCGATCTCACCCATCCCGAGGCGCCGCTGAAATGGCGGTTCGCCCCCGATCCGGTCCCGGCCTCGCAGGGCGTCGCCTGCTGCGACGTCGTCAATCGCGGCGCGGCTTATGCGGACGGCAAGATCGTCTTCAACACGCTAGACGGCCAGACGATCGCGGTCGATGCCGAGAGCGGCCATCAGGTGTGGCGGGCCCAGCTCGGCGACATCAACCGCGGCGAGACGATCACGATGGCGCCGCTCATCGTCGGCAATCATGTCCTGGTCGGCGACAGCGGCGGCGAATTCGGCGTGCGCGGCTGGCTGACCGCCCTCAATCTCGCGGACGGCAGCATTGCGTGGCGCGCTTATCATACGGGGCCGGATCGCGACGTGCTGATCGGCAACGATTTCCATCCCTTCTATGCCGCCGATCGCGGCACCGATCTCGGCGTTCGGACCTGGCCGGCCGATCACTGGCGGATCGGCGGCGGGACGATGTGGGCCTGGATCGCCTATGATCCGACGACGCAGCTCATCTTCTACGGCACGGCCAATCCGGGCCCGTGGAATTCCGAGGAACGGCCCGGCGACAACAAGTGGACGGCCGGCATCTTCGCCCGCGACGCCCGGACCGGGGCCGCGCGCTGGTTCTACCAGTTCAGCCCGCATGACGAGCATGATTATGACGCGATCAACGAGCAGATCCTGCTCGACATGCCGTTCGGCGGCCGGATGCGCCAGGTGCTCGTGCGGATGGAGCGCAACGGCTATGTCTATGTGATCGATCGCAACAGCGGGCAGGTGCTCTCCGCCGATCCGTTCGGTCCGGTCAACAGCTCGCGCGGCGTCGATCTGCGGACCGGGCGGCTGATCGTCAATCCGGCCAAGGAGACGCATCTCGGCCAGATGGTCCGCGACATCTGCCCGACCGCCTCGGGGGCCAAGGACTGGAACCCGAGCTCGTTCAGCCCGCGCACCGGCCTCATCTACATCCCGCACGAAAATCTGTGCATGGACTGGGAGAATCTCGAGGCCAACTACATCTCCGGCACGCCCTATGTCGGCGCCGAGGTTCACATGAAGCCGGGCCCCGGCGGCCATCGCGGCGAGCTGACGGCGTGGGACCCGGTGATGCGGCGCCCGCGCTGGACGATCCGAGAGGATCTCCCCATCTGGTCCGGCACGGTCGCGACCGGCGGCGACGTCGTTTTCTACGGAACGATGGACGGCCTGTTCAAGGCGGTCGACGCGCGCGACGGCCACCTGCTCTGGCAGGTGCGGCTCGACAGCGGGATCATCGGCCAGCCGGTCTCCTATCGCGGGCCGGACGGCCACCAATATGTCGCGATCCTGACCGGGGTCGGCGGCTGGTCCGGCGCGATCGTCTCCGGCGCGCTCGATCCGCGCGACGGCGCCGCGGCATTGGGCTTCGTCGGCACGATGCGCGATCTTCCCCACCGCACCACGCCAGGAGGGACGCTCCATGTCTTCGCGCTGCCGCATTGA
- a CDS encoding c-type cytochrome, with translation MSSRCRIELALALGLLAAGCHRKPPPGPPAGAAVTGAPVSGLIPGGAGPPAGIDPRALPYYDNADAVVQGMRMYKQMNCAGCHFNGGGGIGPALMDDVWIYGGRLDQIYNTIYQGRPNGMPAWRGRIPDQQIWQIAAYVRSMSLPATLAANTGDTPSQHPAPVPREADMHGGWQLPPGTIGPAN, from the coding sequence ATGTCTTCGCGCTGCCGCATTGAGCTTGCGCTGGCGCTCGGCCTGCTCGCCGCCGGCTGTCACCGCAAGCCACCGCCCGGCCCGCCCGCGGGCGCCGCGGTGACCGGCGCTCCCGTCTCCGGCCTGATTCCGGGTGGCGCGGGCCCGCCCGCCGGCATCGATCCGCGCGCCCTGCCTTATTACGACAATGCCGATGCCGTCGTTCAGGGCATGCGGATGTACAAGCAGATGAACTGCGCCGGCTGTCACTTCAACGGCGGCGGCGGGATCGGCCCGGCGCTGATGGACGATGTGTGGATCTATGGCGGCCGGCTCGACCAGATCTACAACACGATCTACCAGGGTCGCCCGAACGGGATGCCCGCCTGGCGCGGCCGCATCCCGGATCAGCAGATCTGGCAGATCGCGGCCTATGTCCGTTCGATGTCGCTGCCGGCGACGCTCGCCGCCAATACCGGCGACACGCCGTCGCAGCATCCCGCGCCGGTGCCGCGCGAGGCCGACATGCACGGCGGCTGGCAACTGCCGCCGGGCACGATCGGGCCGGCCAATTGA